Proteins encoded within one genomic window of Sminthopsis crassicaudata isolate SCR6 chromosome X, ASM4859323v1, whole genome shotgun sequence:
- the LOC141548335 gene encoding uncharacterized protein LOC141548335, producing MSTLLLILCLQLSWSSSVSPRQWGDDFLGRLGNSVGNGGGQDCWLCHQHPQGGPQRRPYAFLAKVPFPHVTVSSLDATPFVLATPQGNYSDPTVPCFLAGKDLIFTHHHHTEAVVVTVAHNGHVYIPDVGTLTCTTNTVGARECDLSGACRNFTSATCTSCIGGSQARCTYDYGPSHRVTVGYPFQDYPGKLSHDASTAPSLRLLHKLLKTNIVTDRMSCNSSHPWGQATRRLLQNLTSGSICAPKGYTFLCKVKSPFYFNVSKVPVKRNASDWDPPPPVILSTHCLTPFKHYGSCTLGHLSAPFTVYTARTSGTAPTPSRRLKPGFWQKVLWFLKRGTAKIVPWSEYLEQKDFPTLLGQ from the coding sequence ATGAGCACTCTACTCCTAATACTCTGTCTGCAGCTTTCCTGGTCTTCCTCTGTGAGCCCTCGCCAGTGGGGAGACGACTTCCTGGGCAGACTAGGGAACTCTGTGGGCAATGGGGGGGGCCAGGATTGTTGGCTGTGCCATCAACACCCCCAAGGTGGCCCACAGAGGCGGCCTTATGCATTTTTGGCAAAGGTCCCATTCCCACATGTCACTGTCTCCTCCCTGGACGCCACTCCCTTTGTCCTAGCGACCCCCCAGGGGAACTACTCTGACCCGACTGTCCCCTGTTTTCTTGCTGGGAAAGATCTCATCTTTACACATCACCACCACACAGAGGCAGTAGTTGTCACCGTGGCCCATAATGGCCATGTTTACATACCTGATGTGGGGACACTGACTTGTACCACCAATACTGTGGGGGCCAGGGAGTGTGACCTCTCTGGAGCCTGCCGCAATTTCACCTCAGCAACTTGTACTAGCTGCATCGGTGGGTCTCAGGCGAGATGCACCTATGACTATGGACCTTCCCACAGAGTAACTGTAGGCTATCCATTCCAGGATTATCCTGGCAAACTCAGCCATGATGCTTCTACAGCACCTTCCTTGAGGCTTCTTCATAAGCTCCTGAAAACCAACATTGTGACTGATAGAATGTCATGTAACTCCAGTCATCCTTGGGGACAGGCAACCAGGAGGCTGCTCCAGAACCTGACCTCAGGCAGCATCTGTGCGCCAAAGGGATATACTTTTCTCTGTAAAGTAAAATCTCCCTTCTACTTCAATGTTTCCAAGGTTCCAGTGAAGAGGAATGCCTCTGACTGGGACCCTCCCCCACCAGTAATTCTCTCCACCCATTGCTTAACACCTTTCAAGCACTATGGATCTTGCACTCTGGGCCACTTAAGTGCTCCTTTCACTGTATATACTGCTAGAACCTCAGGCACAGCCCCCACCCCTTCAAGGAGACTGAAGCCAGGATTTTGGCAAAAAGTTCTTTGGTTCTTAAAGAGAGGCACAGCAAAGATAGTTCCCTGGTCAGAATACTTAGAACAGAAAGACTTTCCAACCTTACTGGGCCAATGA